A portion of the Rhizoctonia solani chromosome 6, complete sequence genome contains these proteins:
- a CDS encoding protein argonaute 1 gives MESIGEIELPALRNQTRDAPPYVPDPTPATKSVACSLSPGIVTMGALRPIQPDILIHHYHVSKYTIPKISCFPSNAPRVIENSDLEPRPARWNLELLQTLQEKIVPTVFTPRAVYDGRHNLFASRRLPLRGHEGNSQTFNVTLRPPYEIPPPKVYKVTIRLVAVIDTGILKKYCNGQVSLQNDVLTAFAPLNIILRMKPRSLNPFNAKRVLTEREMRPLGGGIELWRGYFQSIRPGVRSLFVNVDASSGAMYAPGPMIELFSRVLGSHELLPLIPEEGLSESDRRKLQVFFRGVRFVTVNPNNQERGRRSPKVLRNISAQGADSIQFTDREGHRTTVSEYFASLGITLRYPRFICLETVNGAIYPIELCFVTPGQIFRRCLPADQAPAGIPFSQKTPRARLDSIAAGHNILSYDTSEYMQSFQMAIEPNPQTCLARKLKAPLLDYGMNQTHRPENGKWNFKGCKVYEPAKVLGWAMLVYDSYNWTMSIARNAAHCLVSRAAQMGWQAYSLASEHVHFGMLNYDISVRHLDVAQHLRTAGHSVIKQYQIQAPTLFVVVLPRFSSDLYQAVKHFGDITMGVGTQCLKGERARSPCPQYLANVCLKINAKLGGVNSKLNASDNLAWTLDSANPLMIIASHIVHPPPGAHGLPSFSGVVGSFDSGLVRYSAVSSVLNSRVGMIHGLEDTVYELIGRHFWWKNNQEGRAQPFPERITYYRAGIADNEVAQLLSIELPAIQGVYPKGNSPMISTKDASAACKRHNIQTKVTVVLVGKQHHTRFFPTHGMVDSTGNCPAGTVVDSTTGS, from the exons ATGGAAAGTATTGGCGAAATCGAATTGCCTGCTTTGAGAAACCAAACAAGGGATGCACCGCCATATGTCCCAGATCCCACTCCGGCGACAAAAAGCGTCGCATGTAGCCTGTCGCCTGGTATCGTTACGATGGGAGCTCTAAGGCCAATTCAACCTG ATATTTTAATACATCATTATCATG TCAGTAAGTATACAATCCCAAAGATTTCGTGCTTTCCATCTAACGCCCCCAGAGTCATCGAGAACTCGGATCTAGAACCAAGACCGGCCAGGTGGAATTTGGAACTACTACAAACACTTCAAGAGAAGATCGTACCTACCGTTTTTACTCCTCGTGCGGTATACGATGGACGTCACAACCTATTTGCAAGTCGTCGCTTACCGCTTCGAGGACACGAGGGGAATTCACAAACG TTCAATGTCACTTTGAGGCCTCCATACGAGATTCCACCGCCCAAAGTTTATAAAGTCACCATTCGCCTAGTTGCGGTAATTGATACAGG AATTTTAAAGAAATACTGCAATGGCCAGGTGTCTCTTCAAAACGATGTTCTGACTGCTTTTGCACCTTTAAACATTATTCTTCGGATGAAACCACG GAGCCTGAATCCTTTCAACGCAAAACGTGTGTTGACTGAGCGGGAGATGCGACCTTTAGGTGGTGGAATC GAACTTTGGAGGGGCTATTTCCAATCCATTCGCCCGGGTGTGCGTTCTTTGTTTGTCAATGTAGACGCCTCTTCCG GTGCAAT GTATGCTCCAGGACCAATGATTGAATTATTCAGTCGAGTACTGGGGAGCCATGAACTCTTACCACTCATACCTGAGGAGGGACTGAGCG AATCGGATCGCAGAAAGCTCCAAGTTTTCTTCAGAGGTGTCCGCTTCGTCACTGTTAACCCAAACAATCAAGAacggggaagaagaagtCCAAAGGTGCTACGAAATATCTCAGCTCAAGGGGCTGATTCTATTCAGTTCACGGACAGAGAAGGACATAGGACAACCGTTTCTGAATATTTTGCATCATTGGGGATTACACTTCGCTATCCTCGGTTTATTTGCCTCGAG acagtaaatggggctaTATATCCCATTGAACTATGTTTTGTCACTCCCGGACAGATTTTCCGCAGATGTTTACCCGCAGACCAAGCACCTGCAGGAATTCCTTTCTCTCAAAAG ACACCGCGAGCGCGGCTCGATTCGATTGCTGCCGGACATAAC ATACTAAGCTATGACACTTCGG AGTATATGCAGTCTTTCCAAATGGCTATTGAGCCCAATCCCCAAACATGTTTGGCTCGGAAGCTTAAAGCACCTCTGTTGGATTACGGGATGAATCAAACGCAT CGCCCCGAAAATGGAAAATGGAACTTCAAGGGTTGCAAGGTTTACGAGCCTGCCAAAGTTTTAGGCTGGGCAATGCTGGTGTATGACTCGTATAATTGGACTATGAGCATAGCCCGGAATGCCGCTCATTGCCTGGTTTCTCGAGCAGCTCAAATGGGTTG GCAAGCATACTCTTTAGCCTCCGAACATGTTCATTTTGGGATGTTAAACTATGATATATCAGTACGACATTTGGATGTTGCACAG CACCTTCGGACCGCAGGTCATAGCGTTATAAAGCAATACCAGATCCAGGCTCCTACATTGTTCGTGGTTGTTCTCCCTCGGTTTTCCAGTGATCTATACCAGGCAGTTAAGCA CTTTGGAGATATAACT ATGGGGGTCGGAACGCAGTGTCTAAAAGGAGAGCGCGCTCGTTCTCCATGCCCACAATACTTGGCCAACGTCTGTCTGAA GATAAATGCAAAACTTGGAGGCGTAAATTCCAAACTAAACGCGTCAGATAATCTTGCTTGGACACTTGATTCGGCAAACCCGCTCATGATAATAG CTAGCCACATTGTGCATCCTCCCCCGGGCGCCCACGGTTTGCCGTCTTTCTCAGGTGTGGTTGGAAGTTTCGACTCGGGTCTAGT TCGATACTCAGCCGTGAGCTCGGTTTTAAACTCCCG TGTAGGGATGATACATGGGCTAGAGGATACAGTCTATGAATTGATAGGTCGACACTTCTGGTGGAAGAATAATCAAGAGGGACGAGCTCAGCCTTTTCCGGAAAGAATAACATACTATCGTGCAGGTATCGCAG ATAATGAGGTTGCCCAATTGTTAAGCATCGAACTTCCTGCCATACAAGGTGTGTATCCAAAGGGTAATTCTCCAATGATATCCACCAAAGACGCTTCAGCTGCATGCAAACGTCATAACATTCAAACGAAAGTTACAGTTGTTCTGGTTG GTAAGCAACATCATACGCGTTTCTTTCCTACGCACGGAATGGTAGATAGCACCGGAAACTGCCCGGCAGGAACTGTTGTGGACAGCAC TACTGGTTCATAG
- a CDS encoding glycoside hydrolase family 115 protein, translating into MNKGAVWAPRGTTWRLAERGLFTFSEFAMLLPRSLILGLALLRPVFTISSGNCVSFDSKAGGFQVAATGSARVLVAPDEWPGVVRAAGDFAKDLSTVTGKTLTVVNATSSTASQTKTPIIVGTLGHSDLIAAVINSTKLDVSAVSGKWESYIAQQVSDPLPGIDKAYVIVGSTIYGLYELSEQSGVSPWYWWADVPIQKHSNVYFIGTCAHGEPTVKYRGIFINDEQPAIQSWAQEKFTNGTGAPFNHLFYANVFELLLRLRANYLWPAMWSGMFYVDDAANGALADHYGIVMGTSHQEPMARSTPNEWNRSPRGKWNFTSNAENVSKYWVEGVQRVVSYETVFTLGMRGEGDLPLEESTNIKNLETVVDAQRKILSQVYNTSDASTIPQMWCLYKEVQSYYEDGMRVPDDVILLWADDNWGNIRRFPLENERNRTGGAGVYYHFDYVGNPRDYKWIQTTQLEKVNEQMVLASDRGANSMWIVNVGDLKPYEMAIEYFIALGRDVNRWRERSIGNDSIETFVTQWATREFNLPSKSTEIAGLVRNMTRMNARRKHELLNTTTYSLVNYHEAENIVAAWKDMLSRSDAIYKSLPSGAKPAYFQLVHHPIQASSIVQELYYTVGRNNLYASQARLSTNDLADQAAKIFDSDWELEDQYHKLLGGKWDHFMDQTHLGYYYWQQPMTNTMPAVNRVAAKKQALAGPMRVTIEGSLGAWPGDNSNQCEQGYNCPPPSLPPLDPFTPSKTRYIDVSAGGPNTFSWTASSNASWLTITPSSGAISPSKPETRLSISVDWSKLGNSAGYAAISLKSAASKQVGGATSVTVNLVAYGRSPASGFKGFVEGDGGVSIEATHPTRNSSTGGVAWQVLPGLGRTNGAVTPYPVLANNGKAFAAGSGPSLEYDFYTFTTPKNGNITLTSFISPALNGNGNDRPVGFAVQIDSAPPQSIYYSPVTNSRSDPQGWGGPDGWVANAITYAKTTHAVSPGAHTLKVWMLEPAVVLQKFVIDTGGVRPSYLGPPESILV; encoded by the exons ATGAATAAAGGCGCAGTGTGGGCCCCGCGGGGCACCACCTGGCGACTAGCAGAGCGTGGCTTGTTCACTTTCTCAGAGTTTGCCATGTTGCTTCCTCGGTCCTTGATACTGGGCCTTGCACTGCTGAGACCTGTCTTTACGATCTCTAGCGGCAACTGCGTTTCTTTTGACTCCAAGGCCGGAGGATTCCAGGTCGCAGCCACCGGTAGCGCTCGGGTGCTTGTTGCGCCGGATGAATGGCCGGGTGTAGTTCGTGCTGCTGGCGACTTTGCTAAAGACTTGAGCACA GTAACGGGAAAGACACTTACCGTTGTGAACGCGACTTCATCAACTGCTTCTCAAACTAAAACTCCGATTATCGTTGGTACCCTTGGTCACTCGGATTTGATCGCAGCAGTGATCAACTCCACAAAATTGGATGTATCGGCCGTCTCTGGAAAGTGGGAGAGTTATATTGCTCAACAAGTGTCCGACCCACTTCCTGGTATTGACAAAGCGTATGTTATCGTCGGAA GCACTATATATGGACTTTACGAGCTGAGCGAGCAGTCGGGTGTGAGCCCCTGGTACTG GTGGGCAGACGTTCCTATACAAAAACACTCCAATGTGTACTTTATCGGCACTTGCGCACATGGCGAACCGACTGTGAAATATCGGGGAATAT TCATCAATGATGAACAACCagccatccagtcttgggcacAGGAAAAATTCACAAATGGTACAGGCGCACCGTTTAATCACCTATTTTACGCAAATGTGTTTGAATTACTGTTGAGGCTTAGGGCCAACTATCTATGG CCTGCCATGTGGAGTGGGATGTTTTACGTAGATGACGCCGCCAACGGAGCGCTGGCCGATCACTATGGAATTGTGATGGGCACGTCCCATCAGGAGCCTATGGCGAGGTCTACTCCAA ATGAATGGAACCGATCGCCTCGTGGGAAGTGGAACTTCACCTCTAACGCAGAGAATGTGTCCAAGTACTGGGTTG AGGGTGTCCAACGCGTGGTATCCTATG AAACCGTATTTACTCTTGGGATGCGCGGGGAGGGTGACC TACCTCTCGAGGAATCGACGAATATCAAGAATCTTGAGACAGTGGTAGACGCTCAGCGCAAGATTCTCTCCCAGGTCTACAATACCTCGGATGCATCGACTATTCCACAAATGTGGTGTCTGT ATAAGGAAGTACAATCCTACTACG AGGACGGGATGCGCGTTCCGGATGATGTTATACTACTATGGGCTGACGACAA CTGGGGAAACATTCGTCGCTTCCCACTCGAAAATGAGCGTAATCGCACGGGAGGGGCTGGTGTTTACTACCAT TTTGATTATGTTGGCAACCCCCGAGACTACAAGTGGATCCAGACTACTCAGTTAGAAAAGGTTAACGAGCAAAT GGTCCTTGCATCAGATCGTGGCGCGAACTCGATGTGGATTGTGAACGTTGGAGACCTAAAGCCGTACGAGATG GCGATTGAATATTTTATTGCACTCGGTCGTGACGTTAACCGTTGGCGCGAACGTAGCATAGGAAATGACTCAATCGAGACATTTGTTACTCAATGGGCGACTCGCGAGTTCAACCTACCGTCGAAATCTACGGAAATTGCAGGGCTAGTACGGAATATGACCAGGATGAATGCAAGGAGAAAGCACGAGCTTCTAAATACTACAACCTATTCCTTGGTCAATTATCACGA GGCTGAGAACATTGTGGCGGCGTGGAAGGATATGCTTTCTCGATCCGATGCCATTTATAAATCTTTGCCCTCGGGGGCGAAGCCAGCTTATTTTCAACTCGTGCATCATCCAATTCAGGCATCGTCTATCGTACAAGAACTGTACTACACCGTTG GCAGAAACAACTTGTACGCATCTCAGGCAAGGCTCAGTACAAATGACCTAGCAGATCAAGCAGCCAA AATCTTTGATAGCGACTGggaacttgaagatcaaTACCACAAATTACTCGGTG GCAAATGGGATCATTTCATGGATCAGACTCATCTTGGCTATTATTATTGGCAGCAA CCCATGACGAACACCATGCCCGCTGTAAATCGTGTGGCGGCGAAGAAACAGGCGCTTGCTGGACCGATGCGAGTCACTATTGAGG GGTCCCTTGG TGCTTGGCCCGGAGACAACAGTAACCAATGCGAACAAGGATATAATTGCCCTCCTCCATCGCTTCCTCCTCTGGATCCTTTTACTCCCAGTAAGACCCGTTATATCGACGTCTCCGCTGGTGGGCCAAATACATTCTCTTGGACTGCATCTTCCAACGCATCCTGGCTTACCATCACTCCCTCGTCCGGAGCTATCTCTCCTTCAAAGCCGGAGACGCGACTGTCTATCTCAGTGGATTGGTCCAAGCTCGGGAATTCTGCCGGCTATGCGGCCATCTCTCTTAAATCCGCGGCTTCCAAACAGGTTGGAGGTGCTACTTCTGTGACCGTCAACCTTGTAGCATACGGACGCTCTCCGGCTTCAGGGTTTAAAGGGTTTGTGGAGGGCGACGGCGGTGTTTCAATCGAAGCTACCCATCCGACCAGGAACTCGAGTACCGGAGGAGTGGCGTGGCAAGTCTTGCCTGGATTAGGAAGGACGAATGGGGCGGTCACTCCTTATCCTGTACTTGCTAACAACGGGAAGGCGTTTGCCGCTGGCTCTGGACCTAGTTT GGAATACGATTTCTACACGTTCACTACCCCTAAAAACGGAAACATTACGCTTACCTCATTCATTTCTCCCGCGCTTAATGGAAATGGAAATGATCGACCAGTTGGATTTGCTGTACAAATAGACTCGGCTCCCCCACAATCCATCTACTATTCCCCTGTCACGAATTCGCGGAGTGATCCTCAAGGATGGGGAGGTCCTGACGGATGGGTAGCTAATGC TATTACCTATGCCAAAACGACGCATGCGGTTTCTCCAGGTGCGCATACATTGAAGGTATGGATGTTGGAACCGGCAGTAGTTTTGCAGAAGTTCGTGATAG ATACTGGCGGAGTACGACCATCTTATCTTGGTCCCCCTGAATCCATTCTAGTATAG